TATTGTATATATTGGTATTTTGTGTAGAGGTATTCCAAAAGCCTTTACTACTCTTCTTTAacaattgtttaaatattttatttagttttattttaattgttataaAACAATTTTGGCAATTGTTGTTAGCCATTTTTGTGACCATTTTTTATTCATTACATGTCTATATTAACCAAACTGTGTCGTCACTGTCTCCCAACTAGTGATTGTACAATAATTGGAAGGACTGTTGCATCTTTGGGGTAGGCACCAACGAGCCTTCTGCACCATATTGCAGGCGAGAAATCTTCCCTATGGCAGTgctaagttttctcaatatatttttcattttatttccaaattcatTTTTTCAACAATCTAagtgaagaaatttttttttataaaaaaaatagtgtGATCATGTGGATGCTACACTGCTCACCATCAAGATTTTCCTGACatgtttattattgttgttgttgtttttgttgtcgttgttgtttgtttgttttggtGTGTTGTCTATATTTTGTGTTTCTTCTTTGGCTATTTCAAAGGGTTCCATCGATGCTTATAGCATCATTTCTTTTGTTACATCATTGATTCTCTTAATTAAGCCGATTTCAAGTAATACTAGGtgttgataaaaaaatattttgcatattGCTATTGTTGATGGATTCCCCACCACCCATGACCTTAATGGTTTAGAGTTCAGTGGGTTGGAAGGCATTTTCATTAACTTCTCCTTGATATAGATTTATCATTTTAAGATAAAGTTCATGTCTTACAATATTATTCCACATATAGTTTGTAACTTTACTTTGTGTAGTATCATAAAAGAGTTCTTTTTCCTCTATTGAGATAGATTATATTGGTCTATTGATGAGAGGTAAGATGAACATTTTGGTCAAAATTTCAGTGATTGGTTGATATGTGATAGCGTTGGAAAGTTAAAAAATAGAATTAATTATAAAGAAATGTTGAAAGCATTGTTTGACCAGTGAACTACTCTATTTTACCTTATTCAAAAgcaatttcattattattattattattattatgccgAACATGATGATTGATAAGGTacatgaatatatgttatgaccTGTTGAATTGATTTATCCTAACAATTGAATTTGTTGACTACGTTGTTTTCTTGATTTACAAACCATAGCTTGTGTTATCATTTTTATATGACCCTAAGGTAAGTTTATTTAATTCTCATTCATGATAACTTAGATAGAAAACTCGAGAggaaaatattgttattatttatttacttacttAATAGTTATAAAGTAAGGTAATTGTCAACAAGATAACTAAGGGTCAGCTGGGTCAATAAATTTTGTTGATGGGGCACTCAATTCAATATCTATTAAATCTTAGATTAAAACTTCATGAGATTTGAAAGCTTAGTGTATATAACTTTCTTTAATTGCTAAAATGATTTGTTTGAGACTgttatatatttctacaattgCAATATTGTAGACGATCATTGCATGTTTGAGCACAAGAAAGGTTACTATGGTATAATCTATTGTTGCATAAGAAACATGCAATGTAATGGAATAAGATGAAGTTCTTTGATAAAGTAACcaagagttattattattattagtagtattattattattttatataatcaATTGAAACTATTTTTTGTTTGTGAAGATTCTTTATTTGTGAAGATTTTTTAATCACTGTGTCATTTTTATTTAAAGAGTAAATTTATAGTCGAAATTATTTTCATCAGTTACCATCGAGGTTTTAGTATGTAAGTTATCAATCTCTATTTTAATGAATTGACTAATGATAAGGATGTGTAGTCCCAAATCAGTATGACATATTGTTGGAGGACCTAATATTCTCATATGCCTTTGTAGTTAGGGGACTCATTGAAAATTACTAGAATATTGGAATATTGTAAGTAGCATATGAAATACAAAAGAAAGCATATGCTATTAAAGGATTCACCTTGAACATTATTACATGTTTCCACTTCTTTGATATGaatttcataataaaataaaaatagaggtGATAGTGTATCATGGTCTAAATATGATAATATCATTATAAGTTTATTGCAATTAATAAATTATTCTCATTTTGATATAACTTGTGTAGTTTATAAACTATGTAAATATAATCAATATCTTAATTGAGGCTATTAAGATATTTAAGAGATGTCATGGATTATGGTCTAACATGTGTGTATTGGATTTCTTGTGTTAGGGTTGCAATAATGATAACTGAATCTTTGATTCAGATGAGATAAAATCCACTAGTGGTTATGTCTTTGCCCTATGAGGGGTATTGTGTCATGGAAATCATCCATACAGATTTGTATGACTCAATCTACACGGAGTTTGAGTTTTGTTGTCTTGGAAATGGTAGAAATTAGAGCTAAATGGCCAAGAAATTTCTTAATAGATATCCCTTTGTGGATGAAACCAAATCCAAATATGTCTATGCATTTTGATTAACAAGTTGCGATAGATTgtgtaaataataaaatttattatggaACAAACAGGCATATACACCTAAGACATAATGTTGTAGAGAAGTTGCCGAGTGGGGGAGTAATATCCTTGGATTATGTGAGATTAGAGATAAATTTATCATATCTTTTGACTAAAACACTAGGTAGAAAGCTAGTGTGTGACTTATTGATGGGAATGAAGCTTATGCCTAAACCAAAGGTCAAAGAtgatagtaacctaacctatgtGATTGGAGATCTCTTGGGTTCATCCAAGGGTCAAAGATGATGGTAATCTAACTTACATGATTGTAGATCTCATAAAGTAGGTTCATATGGGTAATAATAAATCATCGATTGACCTAGCATGCACTATCattattttataaatgttaattcCTATGGTGAGGATAGTGTAAAACTATGATATGTGAAGTTGAACACTTGACACTTGCTCTTAATGAATTTTGTAGCTCTTATAAATGTTGTGCTTAATTGCAGTGCATGCTTGATGGGTTCACCTATATTAGTATGGTGTGGGGTCGTTCCTCTTTAATCTTTGGTAGAATTGTTATAACACTTATTAAAACTAGGTGAGGTGCATCGCCTACTTGTGCGAATGTGCATTAAACAACTAAGCTTAAGATTATAATGTAGATGGTAAGCTTATTTAACTTAAAATAGTTAAACTTAAAATGTAAATTATGGTTCATAAAAACTTAATGCTTCACCATATTTTTGCGGGTCAAGACGTATGTGCCAAGGCACTAGATAAGATGTGCTATATTCTAGTTGGCTAATTAGATATTCTATAGTCATTTGAAATAAAGGGGGATTGTTGATATTTTATGTAAAGGTATTTCAAAAGCCTTTAATTCTCtaatgatattttaaatattttatgcaaTTTTATTAATCATTATAAAACATTTCTAGATGTTGTtgttaatcattttttatttatttatttttttaccgtTTTTCCATTTTGTGACCATTTTACGGCTGCTTTATGAtagttttgttaccaattttaaattaattgtttatatatatatatatatatatgtatatcaagaTAGAGATATATAAAAGGTACTTGCTAGTGCTTTTTCTTCCTAACGAATTATTCTatctaaaatttttattattgttggtCCGATTGGTGGTTTCTTTCCTATGATCATTTATACATGCTAGGGTTAACTGAGTCGTGCTATTCTTGTCTAATGATTGGTGAGTGCAAATCAATTGGAAGGGTTGTTGTATTCCGGGGTAGATGCCAATGTACCTTTTGCACAATATTAGAGGGACAAAATCTCACCTAAAGGTAGTGCTATGCATGACTCAATTgataatttttctcaatttattttctgcattctgtttcaaattcattttttgaACAACATATAGTTCATTGAACAAAAATCATTATAGGGAGAATAATGATGATAATCAACTAGTTAAACCAAGCATAGGTTAATGACATTAATGCACGGtagtaaataaattaaattatggaCATGaaagttgaaaataaaaaatagaaactaaaagtTATAAACTAGCAACATACctaattcatatttttaatactaaagtaaattaaaaatataattaaattcatattcatttttgtccttaaatcaaaataatagttaagaaaatatcaaaataataaaaatataaaagaattaaactaaaaatattatatgtttgattattatatttttaaaatcccttTTTAGCATTCTAGAACAATCCTATtgcatgaaaaaataaataaataaattattttatttaattactataattttaaACTTCCCATGTTTTAAGAAAAATCCTATtgcacaaaaaattaaaaaacagttAAAATATTTCGATGAAttgattttttcctaattttataaagttaatgaaaatttaattttaatttatattttaaattcacataattattttaattaaaaattaatatattaaataaatgatAATTACAaaagttaattttaaatatttaagtaTTGTGTAAGAGCTTGTTACAATAATAGAAAAtcacataattaatttttattttttgctaaaaacttaacaataaaaaaaatacgtATTTACgtgattataaaaataaaaaataaaaaatagaaaggCAGGAAACAGCTTTTTCAGTTTTCAGAGTTGCTCTGCTATGTTGATGCTTAATGAAGTCCTTGGTTCTTTCACTCGTTTCACTCGCTGCAAAGCCTTTTCAGCGCtcgctctcctctctctctctctgcacacCAAGCCCCAAGAAGCCTTTTGATCTCTCTCCGTCAGATGCAAAAGCCGAAGGTTTGATCTCCGctctctgaattttttttttttcacattgtCTTGTGACTACGCTTCATTTGGCTGTCGAGAAAAACTTGGAGGAGAAAATGTCGCGAAAAGCTTTGATTTTTCATTGTTTGAGCTTAATAGACTCCGTGAATTTTATCTGTTGTTCTGTTTCAGTGATGGATTGCACCTCTTCTTGTACGCTGGTTTTATGTGGAAAATCATCAGTTGAGACTGAAATTGCTAAATCTTTGAAGAGCAATAGCAGTCTAAAACTTCCAGACAATGGCGAGATTTCAATCCTTTTGCATTCGGAGACTGTAAAACCTTGCGAAGAGGAGTCTTTTCAGTTTGAATTGTTCATGAGTTCTCTTTTAACGACTTGCTTTGGAAGGTTTCTTATTTGGTCTCCGCGCTTGCCGTCAACGCACGATGTTGTTTCTCAGTAAGTATTAAGACATTAAACTTTCATATAATTTAGCATGATTTTGTAGATATTAAAATGTCGTTTAGTTTTCAACAGCAATTTTTGTGAGCTTCCAATCGGCGCAGTCTGTGTTGCTGATGTTCAGTTCAAAGGCCGAGGTTTGAATGCGCATGTGAAATTTGTTGTTTGTTGCAGTTGGATGTAGTGTTTCGTAATTAAATATACTGTTCTGTAGGCAGATCAAAGAATCCGTGGGAATCTCCAGCTGGTTGTCTTATGTTTTCTTTTACAATACAAATGGAGGACGGACGGATTGTGCCTCTTTTGCAGTATGTGGTGTCTCTTGCAATTACTGAAGCAATAAAAGATGTTTGTGATTCAAATGTAAGTGTTGTGACTTgtgtgttttattttattttttattaagcaTATAAGCACGTGATTTGGGGTTGagcttttttccttcttttaagtTATAAAAATATGATAACTGAGAAGTAATGGATGGAAAGAAGCTTCTTATATTTGATGTCTTTTGTTGATGCTGATATcaggagaaaataaaaaaaaattgaacaagcgagatgaatttaagatatggaaTCAATTACGGTTTGTTAGATGTTTATGGAAATTGACATGCCATTATTGAATTTTAGATAGTTATTGTCATAAATAAGCTGTCATAGAAAATGGATTTTGGCCACCATCAACACAACCCTAATCTAGTTAATATGTTTTTGTAATTCAAGATGCAATGTAAAATATAATAGTGGCATTCTAGTCAATGGGTTTATCACGCCCAAATCTAACCTTTGCAAAGATATTTTTCCTCAATAATAGATGGCATCCTTTCCCACCTTAAAACAATCATTAAATTGAAAGAAGCACGGATTTCCTAGCCATTGACCTATTGAAGTACTACGACTGTGTCTCTAGTGCCATGAATTCTCATTGCTGCCATCACTAGCTTGATGAATTAATAATACAAATGTGAACTTTTAAAGAACATTGCCATACTATTAGCTTCTAGTAaaaaatattactataataatcAATATCATCAAATTTTTATATGGTAAGTATGACAATTATGTGGTTCTTAATATGTATTGACTAGCTTTTTGAATATcctatttctttatttttctattcaaacTTTGTTTCTAAGACAGTTAGCTTTTGTTCTTTCTTATGATCCCATTTTGTGTTGGATTGTGTTTCTAGTTGGAGGCAAAATGGTGTGAATACTTTTTCTTATGTTCAAATCTTAAGCTTGcctttttcaaattgaaatctcaaaCTTGTCTAATGGTTGAACAAAATAGCATCTGGTATTCATTTATGCCAATTGGTATGAGTTTTTAAACTATTGGTGGTCTTGTCATAAATTTGTTAACAATGCATTGAATCTTTTTGTTGGAGATTTTTACAGGCTAACAATTGCGTCATAATTTGAAACATATCATTGCCTTTTCTTTTTGGTTCAGTTTGGGTTATTTTGAAAGGGTGCTTTTCTTGAAGTCTTTAAGAGATGAGAGGGTTCCACATGGAGGGTGACAGGCGTGAATGGCCTTGAGCCAGTGTGCAGTGTCCATATATTGCCGTATATGTGCATTTTTGAGGCTTTCACATGGTATTTGTTGTCAAGATTCTCGAGAATTGAGACCCTTAGTAAATTTTTTTGTGGAGTGTAGATTTCATGGTGTTCTATACACTGCTAAACCATGTAAAATATGTTGTATTCTTCTTTgtttatctcatttattttctatGTGCTTTGTGTGTGTTTGTGCATATCCCTACAAGTTGTCTTCACAACAATTGATATTAGAGAACTAGGTTTGTGCTAGTGTTTTGCTAGGGTTTTGCATCTAACATCCAAGCAATGATGAGTAGGGTGAAGACTAAGTTCACAAGTTCAATGGAAAGGGGAACTTCAACTTGCACTAGTTATAGGTAAAATAAATTTGTTGGCTAAGGTGTACAAGGCACCGAAAGAAACCATAGAAAATGCTATAACTAGAAGAATTTGTGTTAGTGCCATCTGGTTGAGTCTAGTGGATTGAGTCTTCTACATGGGATGATAGAGGAGACGAATGTTATCTTGATGAAATTGGAGAGCTTGTGTATCACAAAAAGCAGCGACAACAAGGTATTGC
The sequence above is a segment of the Malania oleifera isolate guangnan ecotype guangnan chromosome 8, ASM2987363v1, whole genome shotgun sequence genome. Coding sequences within it:
- the LOC131162440 gene encoding biotin--protein ligase 2-like isoform X2, which translates into the protein MKSLVLSLVSLAAKPFQRSLSSLSLCTPSPKKPFDLSPSDAKAEVMDCTSSCTLVLCGKSSVETEIAKSLKSNSSLKLPDNGEISILLHSETVKPCEEESFQFELFMSSLLTTCFGRFLIWSPRLPSTHDVVSHNFCELPIGAVCVADVQFKGRGRSKNPWESPAGCLMFSFTIQMEDGRIVPLLQYVVSLAITEAIKDVCDSNGLPHLDVRIKWPNDLYLNGLKIGGILCTSTYKSKKFNVSAGIGLNVDNEKPTTCLNAVMREFSSVAYSFRREDIIASFFNKFENFFHLFINQGFQSLEELYYKTWLHSGQRVIIQEKNEGRLVENVVTIQGLTSSGYLLAMGDDNQMCELHPDGNRDYKNGRVHV
- the LOC131162440 gene encoding biotin--protein ligase 2-like isoform X1 gives rise to the protein MKSLVLSLVSLAAKPFQRSLSSLSLCTPSPKKPFDLSPSDAKAEVMDCTSSCTLVLCGKSSVETEIAKSLKSNSSLKLPDNGEISILLHSETVKPCEEESFQFELFMSSLLTTCFGRFLIWSPRLPSTHDVVSHNFCELPIGAVCVADVQFKGRGRSKNPWESPAGCLMFSFTIQMEDGRIVPLLQYVVSLAITEAIKDVCDSNGLPHLDVRIKWPNDLYLNGLKIGGILCTSTYKSKKFNVSAGIGLNVDNEKPTTCLNAVMREFSSVAYSFRREDIIASFFNKFENFFHLFINQGFQSLEELYYKTWLHSGQRVIIQEKNEGRLVENVVTIQGLTSSGYLLAMGDDNQMCELHPDGNSFDFFKGLVRRKLE